One window of Chamaesiphon minutus PCC 6605 genomic DNA carries:
- a CDS encoding TldD/PmbA family protein has translation MTISIDPKTFLLSKQLPNLSYSATTHRFDETWEAPLSTLLGLGRAAGADFVEFFLERSNYISCLAEDDQITSISPRLSTGAGVRVFKGKADCYVSTNDLSFNGLKSALEKALGIMALHLPAPNSYVPEINLELLRDYATKKGKDNWLKECSSMREMGEVLLAANGKLKQTATHIQSRRAAYFRDWQEVLVASSDGTFARDIRLTQSVGYNLLCADGTNRSSIGQRVGDTSNPNFLTTWDYGATAEDVSQSAGKMLYADYVESGTYPIIMANQFGGVIFHEACGHLLETTQIERNTTPFAEMKGQKIAHESLTAWDEGLSGNAFGTIDMDDEGMPAQRTLLIENGILKNFIADRAGSIRTGHPRTGSGRRNSYAYAAASRMRNTYIAPGEHHVDELFNSIEKGIYCKKMGGGSVGATGQFNFAVDEAYLIENGKITKPLKGATLIGEAKEIMNKISMCSADLGLAAGFCGSVSGSIYVTVGQPHIKVDSITVGGR, from the coding sequence ATGACTATTTCGATCGATCCCAAGACATTTTTGTTATCCAAGCAACTACCAAATCTGAGTTATTCAGCGACTACACATCGATTTGATGAAACCTGGGAAGCTCCATTATCAACACTGCTGGGTTTAGGACGAGCGGCTGGTGCGGACTTTGTAGAGTTCTTTTTAGAACGATCGAATTATATTAGCTGTCTGGCAGAAGACGACCAAATCACTAGTATCTCACCTCGGCTATCTACAGGCGCAGGAGTACGGGTATTTAAGGGTAAAGCCGATTGTTATGTCAGCACCAACGATCTCTCCTTCAATGGGCTAAAATCGGCCTTAGAGAAAGCGTTGGGGATTATGGCATTGCACTTGCCCGCGCCCAACTCTTACGTACCCGAAATCAATCTCGAACTGTTGCGCGACTACGCCACCAAAAAGGGTAAAGATAACTGGTTGAAAGAGTGTAGCTCGATGCGCGAGATGGGTGAAGTGCTCTTAGCCGCTAATGGCAAGCTCAAACAGACAGCCACCCACATTCAATCGCGACGCGCGGCTTATTTCCGCGATTGGCAAGAAGTATTAGTGGCATCTAGCGACGGCACATTCGCACGCGATATCCGGCTGACACAATCGGTAGGTTATAACCTACTATGTGCCGATGGTACCAATCGTTCTTCGATCGGTCAACGCGTGGGCGATACTAGCAATCCTAACTTTTTAACAACGTGGGATTATGGAGCCACGGCGGAAGATGTTTCGCAGTCAGCAGGTAAGATGCTCTACGCCGACTATGTAGAATCGGGAACTTATCCGATTATTATGGCAAACCAATTCGGTGGCGTCATTTTCCACGAAGCCTGCGGACATTTACTCGAAACTACCCAAATCGAGCGAAATACCACTCCCTTTGCCGAAATGAAGGGTCAAAAAATTGCCCATGAAAGTCTCACGGCTTGGGATGAAGGCTTATCTGGCAATGCTTTCGGTACGATCGATATGGACGATGAAGGAATGCCAGCCCAGCGCACCTTATTGATCGAGAATGGCATCCTCAAGAATTTTATCGCCGATCGGGCCGGATCGATCCGTACCGGACATCCCCGCACGGGCAGCGGACGCCGGAATAGTTACGCTTATGCAGCGGCTAGTCGGATGCGGAATACTTATATCGCTCCTGGCGAGCATCATGTAGATGAACTATTTAACTCGATCGAGAAAGGTATTTACTGTAAGAAAATGGGTGGCGGTAGCGTCGGTGCTACCGGACAATTTAACTTTGCAGTGGATGAGGCTTATCTAATCGAAAATGGCAAAATTACCAAGCCGCTCAAGGGTGCGACGCTAATTGGCGAAGCCAAAGAAATCATGAATAAGATTTCAATGTGTTCGGCGGATCTCGGATTGGCTGCGGGTTTCTGCGGTTCGGTAAGTGGCAGTATTTATGTAACTGTCGGACAGCCACATATTAAGGTCGATTCGATTACCGTTGGCGGACGGTAG
- a CDS encoding TldD/PmbA family protein yields the protein MPLNIQTVSDSARQIATKLGISKFDLSGSTTDSVSVQVDKGEPKQVKASNRSGITVRVWNNENTVGITSTTDVDDNGLELALKTAHEASFFGIKEHAPDFSPEATAPIAEIEIESGEPATVPQLIESLVDAEQKLLAAHEAIESVPYNGLSQQSIDQFYLNSDGAVRSDSRSYTSLYLYTKTEQEGKKPRSAGAFELSHSFDKLNFQKCIDEAAEKTISHLNYEKVASGKYTVVFSPEAFLSLLGAFSNLFNAQSILDKQSLSTPESLGTPIASPLLSVADDALHPSNIGIETFDGEGTPTRRINLIDKGVLSSFIHSAGTAKRMNAQPTGHANMGSKITVSPHFYHVSGGETTDEKYNLDTAENVILIDDLQALHAGVQSLQGSFSLPFDGWVINKGVKTSVESATVAGDFREVLNSIVYIEPKEELTNSGVCPRIWVEGLSVTGE from the coding sequence ATGCCATTAAATATTCAAACTGTTTCTGATTCCGCACGTCAAATTGCTACCAAATTAGGCATCTCCAAATTCGACTTATCTGGTTCGACTACTGATAGCGTCAGCGTCCAAGTGGATAAAGGCGAACCCAAGCAAGTCAAAGCTTCCAATCGATCTGGAATTACCGTGCGAGTATGGAATAACGAAAATACTGTCGGGATTACTAGTACCACCGATGTCGATGATAACGGTTTGGAACTCGCGTTGAAAACCGCTCATGAAGCGAGTTTTTTTGGCATCAAAGAACACGCACCAGATTTTAGTCCCGAAGCGACTGCACCGATTGCCGAAATAGAAATAGAGTCGGGAGAACCTGCAACGGTACCACAATTAATTGAGAGTTTAGTTGATGCCGAGCAGAAATTATTAGCTGCTCATGAAGCGATCGAAAGCGTTCCTTATAATGGACTATCTCAGCAATCTATAGACCAATTCTATCTCAACAGTGACGGTGCGGTACGCAGCGATAGTCGGTCATATACCTCGCTTTACTTATATACCAAAACCGAACAAGAAGGCAAAAAGCCGCGCAGTGCGGGGGCTTTTGAACTCAGTCACAGTTTCGATAAACTAAACTTCCAAAAGTGTATCGATGAAGCTGCCGAAAAAACTATCAGTCATCTCAACTATGAGAAAGTAGCTTCTGGTAAATATACGGTAGTCTTCTCGCCCGAAGCATTCTTGAGTTTGCTCGGTGCTTTTTCTAACTTATTTAATGCCCAAAGTATTTTAGATAAACAAAGTTTGTCAACACCCGAATCTTTGGGCACGCCGATTGCATCGCCATTATTATCGGTCGCCGATGATGCATTGCACCCGAGTAATATCGGGATCGAAACTTTTGATGGCGAAGGGACTCCTACCCGTCGGATTAACTTGATCGATAAAGGCGTGTTGTCGTCATTCATTCACAGTGCGGGTACTGCCAAACGGATGAATGCTCAACCGACGGGACATGCCAATATGGGATCGAAAATTACTGTTTCTCCCCACTTCTATCATGTGTCAGGTGGTGAAACAACTGACGAGAAATATAACCTAGATACGGCAGAAAATGTCATCCTGATCGACGATCTCCAAGCCCTCCATGCAGGCGTACAATCGCTGCAAGGTTCTTTCTCCTTGCCTTTTGATGGTTGGGTAATTAATAAGGGTGTAAAGACCAGTGTCGAGTCAGCTACAGTTGCCGGAGACTTCCGCGAAGTATTAAATTCGATCGTGTATATCGAGCCAAAAGAGGAGCTGACAAATAGCGGTGTCTGTCCGCGAATTTGGGTAGAGGGACTATCTGTTACTGGCGAATAA
- a CDS encoding DUF3352 domain-containing protein, giving the protein MSKQGIVMAATLVVAAGAGFAAYKYIYSGESNAGDLAGVIPADAYMAAYISNEPEAWEKLKKFGTPTAQNIITTQLNEAQQKFLAETKMDFSKDIQPWVGNTMMAILPGSDGKPDKPQVLIAIGIKDKLKALDFANKLKAQSKDPVKKFDYKGIEITDTGKGGGQTFTAIVNDRLVVAPEQKTIESAIDTAQGKPSLASKAGNDWFKADTLGLKQPIAAFYIPDYLTAVQELLKSGKTPVTLDPATMTQLKKIQSFGGGIAIDDAGIRMKIVAKTDGTTLNLPTTSAKAVSSFPADTLMVAGGTGLSQIWTEANKIAASQPTTQQALNQMRQSFTQSTQLDLDKDIFAWMGGDYTLGMMPVSSGITAAAGFGGALTIDSNDRAVTDNTMTKLVNLAKNSGFSVEQRQVGNAQISDVKAPAGQGTLFSYGWVSEKSMLLAVGDGLVEKIAQPSGESLDRSPNYTTALSSMSAQKQSYAYIDIEKVFNLYNSKMGAVAERTMPPDVNAIVTSIQGLGMSSAQPDKNTSNFEVLLTLKPATE; this is encoded by the coding sequence ATGTCTAAACAAGGGATTGTCATGGCAGCTACATTGGTAGTTGCTGCGGGAGCGGGATTTGCCGCTTATAAATATATCTATAGTGGCGAAAGTAATGCTGGCGACTTGGCGGGTGTGATTCCCGCAGATGCCTATATGGCGGCTTATATTTCTAACGAACCCGAAGCTTGGGAGAAGTTGAAAAAGTTTGGTACGCCTACAGCGCAAAATATTATTACGACTCAATTAAACGAAGCTCAGCAGAAGTTCTTAGCCGAAACCAAGATGGATTTTAGCAAAGATATTCAACCTTGGGTCGGAAATACGATGATGGCGATCTTGCCTGGTAGCGATGGTAAACCGGATAAACCGCAGGTACTAATCGCTATCGGTATTAAAGATAAACTCAAAGCTTTGGACTTTGCCAACAAACTCAAGGCGCAAAGCAAAGATCCCGTCAAGAAATTTGACTACAAAGGGATCGAGATTACCGATACGGGTAAGGGCGGCGGCCAAACCTTTACCGCGATCGTTAACGATCGATTGGTAGTCGCACCCGAACAAAAAACGATCGAATCGGCGATCGATACGGCTCAAGGGAAGCCTTCCCTAGCCAGTAAAGCTGGGAACGATTGGTTCAAAGCCGATACTCTCGGACTCAAGCAACCGATCGCGGCATTTTACATTCCCGATTATCTCACAGCCGTGCAAGAGCTACTTAAGTCGGGCAAAACTCCAGTCACGCTCGATCCGGCTACTATGACACAGTTGAAAAAAATCCAGTCCTTCGGCGGCGGCATCGCGATCGACGATGCGGGGATTAGAATGAAAATAGTTGCCAAAACTGATGGCACGACGCTAAATCTACCCACTACCTCTGCTAAAGCCGTCTCCAGTTTTCCGGCGGATACCTTGATGGTGGCAGGCGGTACTGGTTTGAGCCAAATCTGGACTGAGGCGAATAAAATTGCCGCCTCTCAACCGACGACTCAACAAGCATTGAACCAAATGCGTCAGAGCTTTACTCAATCTACTCAACTAGATCTGGATAAAGATATCTTTGCCTGGATGGGTGGCGATTACACGCTAGGCATGATGCCTGTAAGTAGCGGGATTACCGCTGCGGCTGGCTTTGGGGGTGCCCTGACGATCGATAGTAACGATCGCGCCGTTACGGATAATACAATGACCAAATTGGTCAATTTAGCTAAGAATTCGGGATTCAGCGTCGAGCAACGCCAAGTCGGGAACGCACAGATTTCTGATGTTAAGGCTCCCGCCGGACAAGGTACACTTTTCAGCTATGGCTGGGTGTCCGAGAAATCGATGCTCCTGGCTGTCGGCGACGGGTTAGTCGAGAAAATTGCCCAGCCATCTGGCGAATCACTCGATCGTAGCCCGAATTACACCACGGCTTTAAGCTCGATGTCGGCTCAAAAACAAAGCTATGCCTATATTGATATCGAAAAAGTCTTTAATTTATACAACAGCAAAATGGGTGCAGTTGCGGAGAGAACTATGCCCCCAGATGTTAATGCGATCGTCACTTCCATTCAAGGACTGGGTATGAGTTCGGCACAACCCGACAAAAACACCAGCAATTTTGAAGTCTTGCTGACGCTCAAACCTGCCACTGAGTAA
- a CDS encoding Rieske 2Fe-2S domain-containing protein encodes MTAIFTIADESEANNASSADFQWMPQWYPVAVVEFLDPSKPHAFQLLGKNVVLWRDGAQQWQCFEDACPHRLAPLSEGRVEADGTLLCAYHGWRFGGDGNCTKIPQSQSPELEAQHRANPKSCAISYPTQQAQGLLWVWAESGAKGAVESKNRSPRIISELEGKSDRVVKLFWNIRDLPYGWDYFMENVADPAHVPVSHHGLVGDRHRDAKYYDMPRLREISTQEGFSFGVTQEQGSPILDVLHDFQPPCLMKITTTFTDEGQLILVLYATPTRPGWCRHIGTQILVKNPQGKLPPGLGFFALPMPTWLGHILASLFLHQDMVFLHYQERTMAAKDRWLDAVYTPNPQDKMTITFRQWLEKRAGGGVPWQGTADLPPAELDKRKLLDVWHTHTAECQYCQTALKRLRWARTGSYGLAIAILVVAVLLESRSIALTGQTSLISLAFVARISIALGLTALGYGIHQLIGLFYVYEFEHAQND; translated from the coding sequence ATGACAGCTATTTTTACGATCGCCGATGAGTCTGAAGCGAATAATGCCAGCAGTGCCGATTTTCAATGGATGCCGCAATGGTATCCCGTCGCTGTCGTCGAATTTTTAGATCCGTCCAAACCCCATGCATTTCAACTATTGGGTAAAAATGTCGTGTTGTGGCGAGATGGCGCGCAGCAGTGGCAATGTTTTGAGGATGCGTGTCCCCATCGCCTCGCACCGCTATCGGAAGGGCGCGTCGAAGCCGACGGGACGCTGTTATGTGCCTACCACGGTTGGCGATTTGGTGGAGATGGTAACTGTACCAAAATCCCCCAATCCCAATCTCCAGAACTAGAAGCCCAACATCGTGCCAATCCTAAATCCTGCGCGATCTCGTATCCCACCCAACAAGCACAGGGATTATTGTGGGTGTGGGCGGAATCTGGTGCCAAAGGAGCAGTTGAGAGTAAGAATCGTTCGCCCCGAATTATTTCCGAACTCGAAGGTAAATCAGATCGCGTTGTCAAACTATTTTGGAATATTCGGGATCTGCCGTATGGGTGGGACTATTTCATGGAAAACGTCGCCGATCCCGCTCATGTACCCGTTTCGCATCATGGATTAGTCGGAGATCGCCATCGAGATGCCAAATATTATGATATGCCCCGATTGCGCGAAATTTCGACTCAGGAGGGCTTTTCCTTCGGCGTGACGCAGGAACAGGGTTCGCCGATTCTTGACGTCTTACATGACTTCCAGCCGCCTTGTCTGATGAAAATTACGACTACCTTCACCGATGAAGGGCAGCTAATTTTAGTGCTATATGCCACCCCTACTCGCCCCGGCTGGTGTCGTCATATCGGCACGCAGATTCTAGTCAAAAATCCCCAGGGCAAATTACCACCCGGATTAGGATTTTTCGCGCTCCCGATGCCGACTTGGTTGGGACATATTCTCGCGTCGCTGTTCTTACATCAAGATATGGTCTTCCTCCATTATCAGGAACGGACGATGGCAGCCAAAGATCGCTGGTTGGATGCAGTATATACGCCCAATCCTCAGGACAAAATGACCATCACCTTCCGTCAGTGGCTCGAAAAACGGGCTGGCGGTGGCGTCCCGTGGCAAGGTACCGCCGATTTACCGCCCGCAGAACTGGATAAACGCAAACTCTTGGATGTTTGGCACACTCATACCGCCGAGTGTCAGTATTGCCAAACCGCACTCAAACGGTTGCGGTGGGCGAGAACGGGTAGTTATGGATTGGCGATCGCGATCTTGGTAGTCGCAGTTTTGCTAGAATCACGATCTATCGCATTAACAGGGCAAACAAGTCTCATTTCACTAGCTTTTGTCGCGAGAATATCGATCGCATTAGGTTTAACAGCTCTAGGCTATGGCATTCACCAGCTTATCGGCTTGTTCTATGTCTACGAGTTTGAGCACGCCCAAAATGATTAG
- the mnmE gene encoding tRNA uridine-5-carboxymethylaminomethyl(34) synthesis GTPase MnmE, translating to MQTGTIVAIATAVVPQQGSVGIVRLSGVDAVAIARQIFKTPGRQEWESHRILYGYVRHPHTNLTIDEALLLVMLAPRSYTREDVVEIHSHGGIILVQQILQLCVECGAKVAEPGEFTLRAFLNGRIDLTQAESISDLVGALSPAAAQTAIAGLQGKLRQPIVRLRAEALDLLAEIEARIDFEEDLPPLDLVDVTANLRALATEIGRIAATADRGELLRSGLKVAILGQPNVGKSSLLNAWSRSDRAIVTPLPGTTRDVVESRLVVGGIPVQVLDTAGIRDTSDVVEQIGVARSRAAALAADLILLTIDAQIGWTEVETEIYREIANIPTIAVINKVDLVTTVPKLDLPTGISAVVETAAAVTSGTTAPNALGIDRLEAAILGIVAGGKLHAANIEIAINQRQAAALIRAQTALQQVLTTIESQLPLDFWTIDLREAIRALGEITGEEVTESVLDRIFSRFCIGK from the coding sequence ATGCAAACTGGAACCATTGTAGCAATTGCCACGGCTGTAGTCCCCCAACAAGGAAGCGTCGGGATCGTTCGCCTGTCTGGAGTTGACGCTGTAGCGATCGCGCGACAAATCTTTAAAACCCCTGGTCGGCAAGAGTGGGAAAGTCATCGAATTTTGTATGGATACGTGCGACATCCCCACACAAATCTGACGATCGATGAAGCCTTATTACTAGTGATGCTCGCCCCGCGATCTTATACGCGGGAGGATGTCGTCGAAATTCACAGTCATGGCGGCATTATCCTCGTGCAACAGATTCTCCAGTTGTGCGTCGAATGCGGTGCCAAAGTGGCCGAACCAGGCGAGTTTACGCTGCGGGCTTTTCTCAATGGGCGGATCGATTTGACACAAGCCGAAAGTATCAGCGATCTCGTCGGCGCGCTCTCTCCTGCCGCCGCACAGACAGCAATTGCCGGATTGCAGGGCAAATTGCGCCAACCGATCGTCCGGTTGCGCGCCGAAGCCCTAGATTTACTTGCCGAGATCGAGGCTAGAATCGATTTTGAGGAGGATTTACCGCCCTTAGACTTAGTTGATGTCACGGCAAATTTAAGGGCGTTAGCGACGGAAATCGGGCGGATTGCAGCCACAGCCGATCGTGGTGAATTGCTGCGCAGCGGTTTGAAGGTAGCCATCCTCGGACAGCCAAATGTCGGCAAATCCAGCTTGTTAAATGCTTGGAGTCGCAGCGATCGGGCGATTGTCACTCCCCTCCCTGGCACGACGAGAGATGTCGTCGAATCCCGCCTCGTCGTCGGCGGAATTCCCGTCCAGGTATTAGATACCGCCGGAATTAGAGATACTAGCGATGTCGTCGAACAAATCGGCGTCGCGCGCTCTCGTGCAGCAGCACTAGCAGCGGATCTGATCTTACTGACGATCGACGCTCAGATCGGCTGGACTGAAGTAGAGACAGAAATTTATCGAGAAATTGCCAATATTCCCACGATCGCGGTTATCAATAAAGTCGATCTCGTCACCACCGTCCCCAAGCTCGATCTACCCACAGGAATTAGTGCGGTAGTCGAAACTGCTGCGGCGGTAACCTCCGGTACCACCGCACCCAACGCACTCGGAATCGATCGCTTAGAAGCCGCAATCTTAGGCATCGTCGCAGGCGGAAAACTACACGCGGCTAATATTGAAATCGCCATCAATCAACGCCAAGCCGCCGCCCTGATCCGCGCTCAGACAGCTCTCCAACAAGTCTTAACGACGATCGAATCCCAACTCCCCTTGGACTTCTGGACGATCGATTTACGCGAAGCCATTAGAGCACTAGGCGAAATCACAGGTGAAGAAGTTACCGAATCCGTCCTCGATCGGATTTTTAGTCGCTTTTGTATCGGCAAGTAA
- the psaI gene encoding photosystem I reaction center subunit VIII, translated as MAASFLPSILVPTVGLVFPAIAMAFLFMYIDRDSI; from the coding sequence ATGGCAGCTTCATTCTTACCTTCAATCCTAGTACCGACTGTCGGCTTAGTATTTCCAGCGATCGCCATGGCATTCTTGTTCATGTACATCGATCGGGATTCTATTTAG
- a CDS encoding photosystem II reaction center protein J, translated as MSEPGRIPLWLVATVAGMGVIVVVSLFFYGSYAGIGSSM; from the coding sequence ATGTCTGAACCAGGAAGAATTCCTTTGTGGCTGGTTGCTACTGTCGCCGGGATGGGCGTAATTGTTGTTGTGAGCCTATTTTTCTATGGTTCCTACGCTGGAATCGGCTCTTCGATGTAA
- a CDS encoding photosystem II reaction center protein L translates to MERTPNPNNQPVELNRASLFLGLLMVFTLGILFTSYFFN, encoded by the coding sequence ATGGAACGCACCCCAAATCCTAACAACCAACCAGTAGAACTCAACCGAGCTTCTCTGTTCCTGGGCTTGTTAATGGTATTTACACTTGGAATTCTGTTTACCAGTTACTTCTTTAACTAA
- the psbF gene encoding cytochrome b559 subunit beta, translating to MTSGGGNQPISYPIFTVRWLAVHTLGVPTVFFIGAIAAMQFIQR from the coding sequence ATGACTAGCGGCGGCGGAAATCAGCCTATTTCATATCCAATTTTTACAGTCAGATGGTTGGCTGTCCACACTTTGGGCGTACCAACTGTATTTTTCATTGGCGCAATTGCGGCCATGCAATTCATTCAAAGATAG
- the psbE gene encoding cytochrome b559 subunit alpha — protein MAGGSTGERPFSDIVTSIRYWIIHSITIPALFVAGWLFVSTGLAYDAFGTPRPDEYFTQTRQELPIVSDRFESKGQLDKFVQKK, from the coding sequence ATGGCAGGTGGATCGACCGGAGAACGTCCATTTTCGGACATCGTGACCAGTATTCGTTATTGGATCATTCATAGCATCACTATTCCGGCATTGTTTGTTGCTGGCTGGTTGTTCGTTAGCACTGGTTTAGCATACGATGCGTTTGGCACCCCTCGTCCCGATGAGTATTTCACTCAGACTCGCCAAGAGTTACCGATCGTATCCGATCGATTTGAGTCTAAAGGTCAACTCGATAAGTTCGTTCAAAAGAAATAA
- a CDS encoding photosynthesis system II assembly factor Ycf48 codes for MNLLKKILRQAATLLAIGILCVSCSHIQPLTDSPWKPIQLPTESNIQDLTFTSNPQHGWVVGSDAAILETNDGGKTWENRKLELDSSKYRFTSISFAGDEGWIVGEPAILLHTKDAGKSWERIALSSKLPGIPATIKAIGENSAEMTTDIGAIYATQDAGKNWKSLVSGAVGVFRTINRSPEGKYVAVSAKGNFYSTWAPGQESWEPHNRNSSRRVSNMGFADDDRLWMLARGGQLQFSSPGATDKWEEEVFPAQKTNIGLLDLAYRTPGEVWVSGGSGDLLVSTDSGKTWLKDSNVEQVPSNLYKILFFSPDRGFIIGQRGIILKYQGEAA; via the coding sequence ATGAACTTGCTTAAAAAAATTCTCAGACAAGCTGCTACACTGCTGGCAATCGGCATCTTGTGCGTCAGTTGCAGCCACATTCAGCCATTAACCGATAGTCCTTGGAAACCAATTCAGCTCCCCACTGAGTCCAATATTCAAGATTTGACCTTTACTAGCAATCCCCAACACGGTTGGGTAGTCGGTAGCGATGCAGCGATCTTGGAAACCAATGACGGTGGTAAAACTTGGGAAAATCGCAAGCTAGAATTAGATAGCAGTAAGTATCGCTTTACTTCAATTAGTTTTGCTGGTGACGAAGGTTGGATCGTTGGCGAACCCGCAATTTTGCTCCATACCAAGGACGCTGGCAAATCTTGGGAACGGATTGCCCTCAGTTCTAAATTGCCAGGAATTCCGGCAACTATTAAGGCAATAGGAGAAAACTCGGCGGAAATGACTACCGATATTGGGGCGATTTATGCGACTCAAGATGCAGGTAAAAACTGGAAATCGCTAGTTAGTGGTGCTGTGGGTGTCTTTCGGACGATTAATAGATCGCCTGAAGGCAAATACGTAGCTGTCTCTGCCAAAGGTAATTTTTATTCTACTTGGGCACCAGGTCAAGAATCTTGGGAGCCGCACAACCGCAATAGTTCGCGCCGAGTCTCGAATATGGGATTTGCCGATGACGATCGGTTATGGATGCTCGCCAGAGGCGGACAACTGCAATTTAGCAGCCCTGGCGCGACCGACAAGTGGGAAGAGGAAGTGTTTCCCGCACAGAAGACCAATATCGGTTTGCTAGATCTGGCCTATCGGACGCCAGGAGAAGTCTGGGTTTCTGGTGGGAGTGGCGATTTGCTCGTCAGTACCGATAGTGGTAAAACTTGGCTCAAAGACTCGAATGTAGAACAGGTTCCATCCAATCTCTACAAGATTTTGTTCTTTAGTCCCGATCGCGGTTTTATCATCGGTCAAAGGGGCATAATACTGAAATATCAAGGGGAAGCGGCTTAG
- a CDS encoding rubredoxin → MNDSERDISSSPEEQSSPTGDASPKVAPGTTDDDRFECRACGYTYDPNKGDPKNKIIAGTPFTVLPVTWKCPTCGAKKGAFTNVGTTASYGFKENQRYGFGVNTMSPGQKSLLIYGGLALGVIIFISLYTLN, encoded by the coding sequence ATGAACGATAGCGAACGAGATATTTCTAGCAGCCCAGAGGAGCAATCATCTCCGACTGGTGACGCAAGTCCTAAAGTCGCACCGGGAACCACCGATGACGATCGATTTGAGTGTCGCGCCTGTGGCTATACATACGATCCTAACAAGGGCGATCCCAAAAACAAAATTATTGCGGGTACGCCATTTACAGTATTACCCGTGACCTGGAAATGCCCTACCTGTGGTGCCAAAAAAGGTGCATTTACCAATGTCGGTACCACGGCATCTTACGGATTTAAAGAGAACCAGCGGTATGGATTTGGGGTTAATACCATGAGTCCAGGACAAAAAAGTTTGCTGATTTATGGGGGACTCGCATTAGGCGTTATCATTTTCATCAGCCTATATACGTTGAATTAA